The Xiphophorus hellerii strain 12219 chromosome 3, Xiphophorus_hellerii-4.1, whole genome shotgun sequence genome segment CATCTAAATCAGCCGTGGGAGTTGGAGACGGGGAACACGGACACAAATACTTTCACCAAATTGTCGCCTTGTCattaaaggaaaacacagatgaactcaaaacactcaaacacacatttGCTGCTGCCTACATATACTGTAGTAGAGCTAAAGGGGTCGAAGATGCTATGATTTGGCTATGGGTGGAGCTTTTGTGTAAAAGAAGGGAAGGATTCATGATGGTTAGCGGTGGTCCCTTTGCTCACTTCCTCTCAGGACAGGAAGTGTCTACTCCTTGGAGTGCATGTACAGCAGCAGGTCAGCAACACGGTTGCTGTAGCCGTACTCATTGTCATAcctggaaggaaaaacaaaggtAAGTAAAAGTTGaccttaattttaattttatttcagtgcaTCTCATTAGATTAGGAAGGATTCTTGCTCTACAGGCTTAGCATATGTTAGAAACTCACCAGGAAATGAGTTTGACAAAGTTGTCGTTAAGGGAGATGCCGGCGCCAGCATCGAAGATGGAGGAGTGGGTGTCTCCGACGAAGTCAGAGGACACAACCTGGCAAACACCAACGTTATAGATTACAAACAGATCtcagttttatataaataaagagATAAAGGTTCAGGGAAATACCTGGTCTTCAGTGTAGCCCAGTACTCCCTTCATGGGTCCGTGTGCGGCCTTCTTGACGGCCTCCTTGATCTCGGCGTAGGATGCGGACTTGGACAGACGGCAGGTCAGGTCCACGACGGACACGTCCGCCACTGGCACCCTGAAAGCCATTCCTGTCAGCTTGctagaagaagagagagagagagaaagattaGACCCTTTTCCGTTGCTGCTTTATGCTTTCTGACAGAATTAGCAGCAGAGCAGTCAGTCGTGTACCCGTTGAGGTCAGGAATGACTTTGCCCACAGCCTTGGCAGCGCCGGTGGAAGCTGGAATGATGTTCTGGTGGGCGCCGCGGCCGTCACGCCAGGCCTTGGCGCTGGGGCCGTCCACTGTCTTCTGGGTGGCTGTGTATGCGTGGACTGTGGTCTGCAGGAGGCAGAGTTACACTGGGTGAAGCACTGACGCCTTTAAGACtaccaaaaatatataaatgcagCGAAATATCCGGATAACACCAGGCCTGTTTAGTCAAACTCTAGTCTGTTCagctagaaagtccagtttgtttggggaggtgtgcaATGTGAAAACTAACACACcgactgaaaatgtaacaaatattgcaactttggtccccaaacaaaccgagttaactggactatcaggtgtttCTTACCATGAGAGCCTCCTCGATGCCAAAGTTATCGTGGATGACTTTGGCCAGGGGAGCCAGGCAGTTGGTGGTGCAGGAGGCATTACTATACAGAACCAGATAAAAACGCATCATTACTCACACAGGCTTGTAAAATACTGCAAGTTAGAAATAATATTCAAAGGGATCATTACCTGACGATGGTCATGGAGGACGGGTCGTATTTGTCCTCGTTAACTCCCATGACAAACATGGGGGCATCAGGTGAGGGGGCGGACACGACCACACGCTGTGCACCCCCCTGGATGTGAGCCTGAGTTCGAAACATGATGAAAAAGGAGGTTAGAAAGCGAGTCATCCCTCTTTGCCGTGGGTAATCCGCTGAGCGTTTCTTTGTGTGTACGTACGTTGGCCTTCTCCAGGCTGAGGAAGACTCCAGTGGACTCGACGACGTATTTGGCGCCAGCGTTGCCCCAGGGGATCTCAGCAGGCTTCATACTGGAGGAAACAAAGGAGACGGCGGCAAATGAATCTGTGTTGGCTCTATCCGAGTGAGAAAAGTAGATCCTGAATTTAGCATTCAGGTCCTTGGTATGTAAATTGACAGGAAGGTTTATGTGTCGTGAAGCTGGAATGTCTCCTCTATAACCGTCCTGTCGGTTTTCCCATCGCCAGAGCTGAGACTCTGAAACACAATGAGCTAAACCAACAGCTGCCGCAGACAGTGAAGCAGAAAGCCTCATTCCAAAGCCAGGAATTCactcacacacataaaaaaacaacacaatattcGCTCAAAAAAATCTGTCTAAAACAATAACCATCTTCATAATCACACTGTATGCTAAGTCCAACACCACATCAGCCTCCTGGAATCTGCAGATGCCAGGAAGTCTGAAGGATAATCAAGCGTCTTCACTTACCACTGGAAAACAGAGATGGCTTTGCCATCAACGTAGAGCTTGCCACCATCATGGGAGACCTCGCCATGGTAACGGCCGTGGGTGGAGTCGTACTTGAACATGTAGACCTATGAAAGGGAGGGCAAGAAATAATGAGTCACGGAGAAAAGTTTCACAAGCTGTAGTTTTTGATTtggctttaaaacatttaacgTGAAAGATATTTCTATATAAAACTAATATTAACCTACAATAATACTTGGTATAGAAAAATATGCATGTGTGACTTTTAGCCATTTCAGAGAACAAGTATCTGGATTGGATGTCATTGTTGCCATTTTATTACAATATCTGACATTTAGCAATATTAGGGCTAAAGACCTACACATTTTCAACAGcgttaacaacaaaaaaaaaaacatctaatacTGGGGTTCAGAGAGTTTTATATATaccttttaaataattaaaataaaaaaacagatcatATAAATATACAGTTTAGTTACTCTCACTAAATTTAAGCTAAATGCGGTGGTTTGATATACTTGAATACTCCAAGAGGTGAATTAATGTCAGTTTAAATCATTGTCCTCTTAGTTGTtgtcttttctattttgttgttattgtaaaatattaaaatgaatccATATAATTTGCATTAAAACAGTTGAccaaattaatttttcaaacaCTGGATTGATTCACAAAGGGCAAATGCCACTCACAAGATGGAAGATCTACTGTTTTTAATGGCGAAACAAAACTAATCTGCAACTTCAATGAATGGgtggaaattaattttttaatgttttatcaacCACTCAAACGTTTCACTAgccatttttcactgtttttcatttttgttacaACTCCCACCGGTACAATCAAATTACATAAATCACATGATTCATTCTTTTctgtaagaaaaacaatttattgacAAGAAGCTTAGCATCCATATGTACTTATACAGACCCCACTTAACAGTGGGGTAGTGCAATAAgttatatttaaacatttacaaacatcAAACTTTAACCACAACAATCacttttcagtcttttctttagtttctgGATTCAGATCCAGAttctgagtgtttttctttcctgttgtgCCACAGCTGGATGGCATGTGTGACATCAAAACCCTCAATCGTGGGTAGTTACTGAAAGTCTAGACCTCCAGTCGCTTTAACAAGCTTCATCACATTAAATCGCCTCTCAATCCTTTCATTAAGAAACCGACTTTTAACTTTCTGTTCTTTCCTCGACTCCTCTTGAGAAACGTTTTTGTTCTCTGCCACCAGCTTAACTAACATAATGCAACAGCACATTGCTGAAGTTACTGCTCAGATATTCTGGTTTTATGCTTTAAGTCTAATTGAATAGAATAAGTCTTGACATTATTTCCTATATTCAGCGTTTATACATTTTGGCCACAACTTCCCCAGATGGTAATTAGTGAAGATGTGTCTCTAATCATTttaacttctatttttttttttttactttttctgtttaattcagaattattgttattattacatGCCAAAACATGGTCATTGCTCATTCCACAGGCCATCATCATTCCTGTGTTATTACAATGTTCTTTTGACTGCGAGTCAGCTGCCACTCACACACAAGcctacacacgcacacccccacgcaccTACACACACCTTCCCCCTCCCTACATGAAGATAtatctcaaaataaaattaaagaattttTCACACCAgatctgattttaatcttttttttttgctcattttcttttctaataaggaaaagtcagaaaatattttcaaaatgaggCTCTTACTATCCCTTCTGTGATTTTGTATGAGCATTAAGGCCAGGCACAACATTCCTCGTTCATTTTCCATGTTGCAGCTgtcataaaattatgactttttttgcattatttcaaatgtattatcATAAGATTCCTTCTTATAACTAAAAATATCATAGCCTGGCCCTAATACAACCTGCATtgaaagtccaaataaatataaatagaagTTGTAGATGttccaaaaaaatgtaatcttcaaAATCCAAAAAATTGATTAATGATTAAAATCGCACATCCCTAATTCTTTATGAACATTTGAACTCCTTCTTACCAGGCTGGCAGCAGCtaatctgacctctgacctcaatcTGTCCCTCGGTCATGTCTCTCTCCTCATCCTCAGACGATGAATCCCCTGAATCGCTAACTCTCCCTCCTTCTCGGGCCCTGAAGCTACTCCAGCAGTAGAAGGTTGTAGGGTAAACATATCAGTTagtttgacatatttttctgGGCACTTTTTATCCTTTGTTCTCACCATTCCATACATTTGTCTGAATTCGACCAGTGGCCGGTGCCAATTGACACCCCTGGTTCTAAGTATGTGACTCTTCCACATCTCTGCTTTTATCACACTTTCACTTCTACAGTGAAAGTGTGATAGCATGCTGTAACCCAGgagtctcaaactccagtcctcaggggccgctgtcctgcagtttttagatgtgccacaggtacaaaacactggaatgaaatggcataattgcctcctccttgtgtagatcagttctccagagccttgctagtgacctaattattctattcaggtgtggtgcagaagaggcacatctaaaagttgcaggacagtggcccttgaggactggagtttgacatctgtgcTGCAAcccaacaaacacaaagctCTCTCACCATGTACTGCAGGTCGATGAAGGGGTCGTTGATGGCTACGACTCTGATGCCCTTCTGGAGGCATGCCCTCAGGACCAGGCGGCCAATGCGACCGAAGCTGCGGAGATGGACAGATAGATGTCAAACATCcgatttttaaatctttatcaACATTAAATAATAGTTGTCATGAGACATATGTACATCGTACTTTGTGAGAATCTCAAAAATGATGCTAAAAGGTAAACTCAACTGCGCATTTAAATACTTTCCCTGATGTTGGGGACAAAAGTGACGGTGTCAGAAGGTGATATTTCACAGATAACTTTGAGAAGTGACCATCACCACTTGACCCTTTCCTTTTCCTGACAGTCATTTCTGATCCTGCTTATAAAACATGAGGTTCAAACTCACCCATTGATTCCAACACAGAGGTCTGACATGGTTGATGTTGCTTAGGGGCTGTGGAGTTACctgcacaacaaaacaaacgcCGGTCAGAATCAACACAAGCCAAATGACTGACGTAAACTAAcctaaaatgtcaacattttaacaGCATTGAGTTTAAACAACAGACATCAggggtgacaaaaaaaaaacaaacaagatgatTTGTGAGGGCTTTAACAAAAGCGATTATCTTAAACGAGTTTAGCTAATCAGGTCGGACTGGTAAATCGTGTTGCTACCAACCCATAAACTCTGTTTTCTACACAACAAGCCTGagtaatatgaaaataaaaagaaaatagtgaAAAAATTACAGATTGTGTAGGTAAAGGTGAATTCTGAGCCACATGCtctatttgtgaaaatgtagaaaatttgatttgtttaaatgaaatctgtatttttctaTGATCAGGTAGGCTGAAACTCCACAGATTCAAGTTAGAGCCAATAGCAATATGCAGTTGTCATCATATCTCTAAAAATCCTCTCTGCAATCAAGCACAGGAATGTGCATTAGAATTGAGCCATGCAGAAATCTTCCTTGTGTGTAATTTCTGATGAAAACACAGCGCCTGAGGTTTCTCTGTGCTACAAGTGACCTGAGGACAGGCCGGCAGCAGCTCACACCTCGTTACAACCAGGTTCTGCGGCTCTGGTTGACATCAACGAAGGAGGTAAAAATACAGGCCATTAAAATCTGCGTTTCCCCAGCCTGCTCTGCTGAGgcgtggaggagctgcaccaTGCAGGGGCATGTTTAGAAAACAAAGCGATCCGAAGGCCGGGAGGAAGCGGCTGGTATGCAGCGCAGCGAAGAGACGTGTCCGCCAGCCCAGCAGAGGGGAAGGTCTGGCTGTGACACAACTATTCAAcctcctcttctctctgctTTTCCTCGCCGTTTCATACAGTTCATTCATCTGCAGGATCAACCACCTTCATGTCCCTTTTGATTCAACTCTAAGCAGGACTGCATCTGCTTAAAACATGGAGATTGTTACATAATCTGCTAAGTATTCATGGTATTCCTTAATATTTCTGCTTATGAGTTAAGTATAGATGATTATGATGGTTATATTATAGTACATGATAAAACTTTGAGGAAATCATGTGACCGTTTGTGACCCATTTAGGGCTAAATACACAAAATACTGCAGTGCAgcatcagctgaaaatgaaatgcaCTAATAAATTGGCCAGAGCCTGCAAATCAGCCAGTTTGCCTTTATCTGCagatcaaattattaaaaatctttGGGGTTTTTGTTCTCCCCTCTTTTTATTAGTTGCATCAAAGAAGCCCCATCATTTCTGACACACTTTGAGTTTAGTAAAGATCAGATTCATCTATCAAAGAACCTGAGTTTTAGTccacagaataaaaactaagtcatttaaaataatgatgGGCAGGTCAGACAttttagaaaactgaaaaccGGCTTAAAAATGCCTGATTAGTGCGTCTGTAACAGAAAACCATATTAATATATCAACAATATGTGTCCAAAATACTTCAGcttggtgtgtgtgggtgtgtgtgtgtgtggaacaGGTAAGGTGGCACCGGCTTGTCATTTTCAGCTACTCTAATCTCCTAATCTGTTGTGTGTTGGGGCATTGGGTACAAGCTGTCAATCCGCTGAAATGCATTGTGGGAGTACTTTAAATAGACTGCAGGGGTAACCAGATTACAAGTCATGAATTTTACCTCACAGAACAGCACACACAATGATGCTGATGATATCTGGAGTATCCTGTGACCGTAATGACACCGATACTGTACTTTTTCACACCTGGAGTCAACTATTGAACTGCTATTAACTATTATGTTCTCTGATTGATCCAAAAGGCTCTTTATGATCTTGTTTCTGtgctttattctgttttttcttcaagGTAGAGCAGCCATTTTATGTTCTGCAGCCAGCATCCGTAACACAAGGTCACTAAAGGAGTGACAAACAGGAGAGTGTGTGTACATCATGACAGATCTGTTTCCACTTCGTGTTTTCACAAAATTCAAGGGAAGCTTTCCTCCTCCTGTAATCTGCTTCCTCTCCTCCTGCATGAATACCAACGTCTCACTTTTCTCTGCACAGAAGCAGTTGCCCTGGGTTCCCAGAACAAAATGGCCGCTCCGCTGACAACCGATCCAACAGTGTGTGGTCCGTTCTGCATCTTAAAGCAGGTGGAAATTTCTGCTGAACAAGAAGCTGAATCTCAAACATGTGGCTCCAGATGTGGAAAATGTCCTAATTTCACCGCTTCCCTGATGAGGCGACACGCCGAGGCACGTCATGCATGTAAACCTGCACACACTTGACGAAGCAATCCCGTTTGTGTCCTTCAGTGCTGCCCGGAGGCCGTTTGAGGGATTGGTAAATGGAAGGGCACGGAGGAAGGAGGATGGAAGTTGCAATAGTTTGtaaaaaaggaagaattttTCATCGAAGAGACAATAATTGCAAAAAGTAGAAGcataaatgcaaatatctttAATAGGGTACTAAGGAAGTtctgttttgcagaaaagtttCTCATATCATGTTTGCATGCAGCCAATTAATGGCAATTAAACAATGCAACTTTATTGCATTGTCTGATCgccaataattatttttgacttttaaaatcaGCTTGAAAACCTCAAATGAAACCTAAACGTAAACCAGATTTGCAAGTGGTGTAAAgtgtttatgctttttttctattaaagaTGCAATTATCAGACCTTTTTCTGCCCTGATGGCTTAACTTTCTAAGAGTTTACTAAACTCAGCTAGTTAGGGGTATATGTCTCGATGCATAAATGGGAATAATCTGGTAATTAAACTTAACCTAAGTaaacttaaaatacaaatgtatcCCAGATTTTACGTAGCAAGCAGATATAAAACGTTCCAAGGGTTATATTCACTAACTTCACCCTGAAGTTGTGCCTCTTTTCAACAGATGGCACAGTTAGCCGCAGTCTGGTGTTCAGACTGCACTCACTCTGAACCGCTCACAGAGACACCATTGTGTGGTGGAGAGTAGCGAGGTAACACACTGATGGCTGCAGCTTCCAGTCTGCTGGCACTCATTAATATGTTAGAAGAGGAGGCaattaaaaaacaggacataaTGGCAAAACACCGCAAGATATAAGCTGTTactattgttttttgttctggaGTTTCCTCGATAAGGAAGGAAAGGAGGGTGAAGAAAAACCTTCAGTTCAGATCTGACAATGAAGGCAGGTCaggaaaataagacaaagcttCAGGGTATCATTTGCTCCAACTGAAAGTAGGTTCAATTAAATGATTAAggtatgaaaaagaaaagatgtggAATACAGAATTATGGGAAATGTAGTACAGCAAACTCAAACACGAAAGAACCAACAACTTTATACAGCATTTTACTGATCTTCCCTCTCATCTGCATAAGTCTGTCCCAGATAACCCCCAATATTCTGATCCATTTCCCCTCTTCTGTCTGACCCACAACTACTCCGACATGACCTCTCTCATGACCCCAAATCCAGATACAATCATTAAAATTCAGTGAGTCCCTATAGCTTAAATTTGACCCCTCAGCGGCCGCTGAATCTGATTCTCTTGTTTTTGCACAACCTCCCCTCCCCCAAGCTCTGGCCCATTTTCAGCTCACAAACAGCAGGAGGGATGAATTTCAGGGACCACTGGGGGGAGGAATGACTCATAGCCAGTGACCAAAAAAGGTTAAATTCCCCAGACTGCACCAGGTGgtgcagattttaaaaactgcatgCGCGAGAGGATCAGAGACAAACATGATGCAGCATTTTCACTGCACTCATTCGTCCTATTTCCTGCAAACCCTTACCTATTCCCTAGTTCAtcaagttttctcttttcttaacTTTGCCTCAGTTTATGCACTGGTTGGAGATTTCACCAGGGTGAGTGAATGCGAGCAAGTTGACCCGAGTGCATCCTCACTTTCCCACACCAGAGCGCCCCACCCCCCAGCCTTTCTCCTTCGTCCGCCCTTGGCTATTCAAACCTTCCCCCAGCTTCCTATTCCTCTGTCACACCCTCTTTCTCCTCAGTGTTTTTCCACTGCAGTGGGTCGATTGGACAGAGACATTGCAGAATAGCCAATTAGGTAATGTCTTTTCCTCCGACCCGCCTCTTTCGGAGTTTTGGAGtcggatttttctttttctgtgcaACAAAAAGAACTTTCCTTTACTTACAGTTTCTCTCACCTCCTCTTCAGCACCAtgtctgcttgttttttattctcGCCTTAGAGATGTCTCTCTGCGGCTTTGAACGAGTCACTCAAATGTTCATCACCATCACATCACTTGTCTAAAATTTGCAAACACAGTCAAAGTTTACAAGGATGCGTCTGGCTTCTAACTGACCCCACATGGGCTGTGTTTCCTGCTGTAGCGAAATGTTGCTACAAATATTAGTTAAACTGGCACAATACTAAGAAAAAGCAGATATTGCACCATAAtactgtaaattaaatttgttttaaataaaaaaatgctacaaCATCCAGAAAACTCTGCAGATGTGTTGTGtaacaaaatgcagaaattcagGAAGAAGTATACGTGGCAACAAagcaaaggaaaagaaagaatatGAGCAACAATGTGATGTTTCTCACATTTCTTTGCAACTTTACAGGCTAATTTGGAATATTCCACTGAGAGGATTTTATTGAGCTACGGCGCCATGTGTGAACCTTCTTTCCTGTGGGATGGCTCATTTCCTAAAAGTGGTGACAGTTAGGCAAAGAACGCTGAGTCATTCTGAGTCTCTCTTCCTCTCGCACAAAGCCGAGTCAATGACTGGTTCGTAGGCGCTGCTGCATGATCAAACGCGACACTCATACTAACCAAACCACCACTCAGGGGGGAAAACTCAGTTCATCTAGAACTAGCTCAGAGGGAATGAATGAGTCGAGTATGTAAATGACCATGAGTAGGAGGTGTATCTGGGAGCCACGTTCTGAAACTTGTAAAGAtggaagctaaagctaaagctaggCACTTTCTTGGTGAGGAACAGCAAAAACGGTCTTCTCTGTAAGCATGAGAAAAACCTAATCGCCATCTTTCATCCGGCTGACCAGCAGAGAGCAGCAACTTCAGGGCCATCATCATTGCTTTACCCTATGCTTTTTGCAGCAAGGCTTTAGCCGACAGAAGCAGATGTGAGAAAAACACATGCACTTATAAGAGCCTGCTATACCTTTGTACCAGCAACCTGCCATGTCTGGCAGGGACTATTCACATCCTTCAGTGCTATGGTAGCTTAGGTTAGCTGTGACTTCTCTCATTGGCTAACAGGCTAATTAGTGGTAGTCAGAAGGTATTTGTAAGTTTGTAGCCTTTTCTTAAGTATAAGCAAAGTGAGCTAACACAAACTGTTATTATATGTATGGACATCATTAGCATGAGGAGCCAAATTAGCTAACATGACTTGTTAATATtactaaaaatgacaaaatagtGATAAGTTATtgatgtaaatatgttttaatatcCAAAAAAGCAAGagaatagaaaatatttacttaaagaaCGAATAAGACTTTATTTTCTACTACTACATGCTTGAGGCCTTTACAAGCAAGCTAGGTCATAGCTAATGCTAAGATGCTGCTTACTGCCTGCAACCTTCACTTCAGTATGGTGTTAGGTAAGCTGCAATGAGAAAAATACGAAGTTactgagattaaaaacaaaatgtcgaTTCACATCAGTGAAGCAGCCCTGGGCCTGGTGTGCCCTTCATCATCTCGAGTCATGACCTTCATCCAGTCTGACATGGCTGCATCTTCCTGTAAGCTACCAAAACCACACGAGAGAAAATTATCCATGGTTTAATTTTTCACAACGTCCCTTCTCTTATCAGTTTTAATGCAGTAAAAAATGCCTAAATGCTTTCAGATAAAAACGAGGCCTCGTCAACAAGCCTCGTCAACAGGTCCGTCAAGCGTCGTGTCAAACTGCGGCAGAATCACGCGACACTGCGCCACTTTTTCTCTGCCCCACGGTTGCATCAAAGGAATACAATAATACGAGTTTTAACCTGCCTTTTTACCCCCTATATCAAGTCATTCCTATTCACTTTGTTTCTCGTCACTCTGGCCCCTAAATCCCGTGACTACGGAATCCCATTCATCCCTCGAGTGTGTAACGTCGTCAGACTTCATGGTGAAGAGCAGAGCAGGCACGTAGCTTCATTTATTCGTCTCAGCACCAGTGTTATCACTCTGCGTGATGCACACGTGAAACAATATGACCAAGAAGCCACTCTGTGGGACTCTCCATCatgacttttctttaaaaacctcAGTGTTTTAGCGTTTTTTGCTAAGCTAAGGGAGAAATACAGCTTGGTTTTCGTGCAGCGGATTACATAACATGGAGTCCAGCCTACTTCCGCAGATGCAGCGCTGCGAGCTTACAAAGTCACGTTGCTCGCACAGAGTAGTTTTCTACATTTCAACACATTTGTCGAAAATTGTGACAATTCCGCTTTCCGTTAAGCACAATTTCCACCGTGGCGCATTTTGAGCGCAAGCGTGACAATATGCAGCAAACCAACTTTGTTACAAGGAGTAAGGACAGTCTCTCTTCCAGATTAAGAGGCCATTGCGCATCCCCTCCCATTCTCCCGTCTGTCTTCCTACAGGCATCGTTTAAAAGCAAACTGCGAACAGAACTGGTCAGAAAAATAACTTAGCTACATAGCACTCCTTCACATCCCAATGTAGTCCTTTCTGCACCACAACACCTGATTTATTAACATTGGAAGTGGTTGCGAACACATCGTGGCCACAAGCTTCCGCAAGTGACGTAGAACGTCTATGGcgataaaagtttatttatatttgaaggCGTTTCAGATAACAATATTGATATAATGGAAATTATATGGAAATATAGTTTAGAGACCTGAATTATACAAAGATGTTAAACCGCGGAGCTCAGTCTTACCTCACTGCTGATGCTGCTTGAGTCAGTGTGCGCAGCTCGCGGGTCGGGCTTCACTATTTATACTGCCTGGGTCACCATAGCGACGTGACGTCACCTCATCCGCTGCTGTCCATTCCGAACGAGGGACTCCTCACGGTCTCTCTGCAGCTGCTATGGCGACCAGACTGATGGTTACCAGTGGTCTGATGGTTGATCTCATGTTCGCAGGACTTTATCATCTAATAAAGAAagccgtgttttttttttgttgacggattattaaatgaataaatagcCGGCGATCAAAGCAGACAGAGACAGGCACCGATGACAGGATGCCAGAGACCGAATGGTAGAGAATGATGTAATCTTTTCTCACGTTCTCGTAATAATTAGTTAATGTGACCGAATATTGCTCACATAAAACCTGGAAACCATCGCTATCTGTAGACAGACTTAGGAAAAGGAGCTACAGCAGGtgggaataataataataataataataataaaaactattgGTTGGGTCGTTAGCAGGTTAGTCCCTCTGCATTGCATCATACAGTTCAGGATTAAACTACACGGTCAATTTAACCCAGACCCTATTTTGCCTATAGTTTCCTAAAGGACTGAATGTTAGAAGAAATTTGAATGTGTAATTTTTCccttttatacaatattattaCTATAGCATTTGATTACTGATTTTCACTTATATTCCACTATAATAACtcttctgaatttgaattaatgagctacaacatttaatttccctttgggatcgatgaagtttttttttttattcagtctgaataattaaaatcacTCTTCGCGTTGAGGAAGTCAAAGTTTGATTCTCTTCCTCCTTTACCCCCAGCGTCACAGCACGTCGGACTCAGAGAAAGCGTACGTGAGGCAGGACGCGTACTGTGGTGGAACATGGGAAATCCCTGCAGTGCAACTCACTGCACACCCGCTTTCATCACTTTAGTGGAGAGTCCAACATTTTGTAGCACGGCTCGCCTTCTCCTGTTGTACAAAGGAGACACGTCCTCTCAACGCAAtggcaaaataaatacataaataaataaaaaaatcataaatgttACCAGTAGAGAGCTACTTGTTTTTCTAAGTTTGGGGTTTGACTCAGACTTCTCTATCTTattactgccacctactggcagccagcataaataaattcatttaaacaaTGACTCAAACCCACGTGGCTGGCATTTAGTAGGCAATGCATACCACATGATAAA includes the following:
- the gapdhs gene encoding glyceraldehyde-3-phosphate dehydrogenase 2: MSDLCVGINGFGRIGRLVLRACLQKGIRVVAINDPFIDLQYMVYMFKYDSTHGRYHGEVSHDGGKLYVDGKAISVFQCMKPAEIPWGNAGAKYVVESTGVFLSLEKANAHIQGGAQRVVVSAPSPDAPMFVMGVNEDKYDPSSMTIVSNASCTTNCLAPLAKVIHDNFGIEEALMTTVHAYTATQKTVDGPSAKAWRDGRGAHQNIIPASTGAAKAVGKVIPDLNGKLTGMAFRVPVADVSVVDLTCRLSKSASYAEIKEAVKKAAHGPMKGVLGYTEDQVVSSDFVGDTHSSIFDAGAGISLNDNFVKLISWYDNEYGYSNRVADLLLYMHSKE